A segment of the uncultured Desulfobulbus sp. genome:
TTGGGAACCTGTATAGCCGATGGTACCATCAATGAGGGCGATTTTTCGATGATTGCGTAAATCAATACGCATAAACAGAGCTCGAACCAGACCCGCGGGAAGAGCCTCTTTAATTTCGACCCCTGCCTTTCTCAATCTCTTTGCGCTTGGGCTTTTAAAAAATTTCTTCGAGCCAATACTATCAAGCAGGAGACGGCACCGAATCCCGCGATGACTGGCGGCAACGAGTGCAGCTAGCAGTTGCTCTACATGACCACCTTCATTTAAGATATAAAATTCCAGGGAAATATGTTCTTTTGCCTGTTGAATGTCAGCAATGAGGCAGGTGAAAAATTGGTCTGCACAATCAAGCAACTCCAGGTGGTTCCCCCCCATCGTTGGAATACCTGTGGTTGCGTGAACCTGCTGATTGAGCGGCAGTCGTTCGGGATTTACCCCACTCCAGTCGATGTTAGGGAGATGGCGAAGTGTGGTCGACCACTGGCGAATCATGGGCCTTCCTTTCACCAGCCGATCGGCTCTGCGTTCGCCAAGACGTGTCTCCCCAAAGAGAAGATAGGTAATGGCGCCAGCAAAAGGAAAAAGAAGGATGATGACCAGCCAGGCTATCGATACAGAGGGGGCTCGCTTGCGCATAATAACCCGCAAGGAGAGGCCAATCCGGATGGCCAAATCGAATAAAAATATCGAACCGGTCAATCCCCAGCCAAAACTTTCCATGTGTCAGTTACGCACGAGACAAATAAGGGCAGCCTTGAGGGAAGACTGGGGAGGAGAGGCAAATATGAATGAAGAGGGCGTCAATTGAATGTGTTCCAGAGATGAATTTGTTTAAAATTAATTTATACTATAAAGTTCCCCTAAACCTGATATTAATCAAGAAAAAACGGATTTTCTGGTGTTCATACTTTCATTTTAAAGCCTATCTGTTAGAGTATTCTTCGCTTTTTATACCTAGCCAGTTTCTGTCGTTTTCGCTCATAGCCTCGATAACGACACTTCGAGCTTGGTCATGCATTATATTGAGATAGTGTAATTTTTCAGGCTTATACTTTCCCCTTAATCTGTGGATGCTGCTGCATATCCACGATTTCAGGTTTTCATGAAGCCATCTTCTTTAGGACATCCCATGCAGGTACAAGGTTTTAAGGCAGCTGCTGTTGCAGCCGGTATTCGTTATGCTGATCGGCTCGATCTGGGCATGATTTTTTCTACAACTCCCGCTGTTGCAGCCGGTGTGTTTACCACAAGTACGGTGAAAGCTGCTCCTGTTTTGCTTGATATCGAGCGTTTACGTTCAGGGAAGGCTCAGGCACTTTTGGTCAATTCCGGAAATGCCAATGCCTGCACAGGCGAGCCAGGCATGCAACTGGCCATGGTTACCGGTAATATGGCCGCTCAGGCATTACATATAGACCCCGCTCTTGTTCAGGTTGCCTCCACAGGGGTGATTGGTGAGCAGATCGCTACAGCCCCCTTTGAACAGGCCATGCCAAAGCTGGTTCAAGCTCTTTCCAGTGATGGTTTTGATGATCTCTCCAAGGCGATCATGACCACCGACCTGGTTCCCAAAGTCGCCACCGCTGAAATAGATGCAGACGGCAAAAAGATCAGCCTCCTTGGCGTTGCCAAAGGTTCGGGGATGATCATGCCCAATATGGCAACCATGCTCTGCTTTATCGTCACCGATGCAGCTATTGACCAGCCACTGCTGGATCAGTTGCTCAAAGCAGCGGTTGAGCGAAGTTTTAACCGTATTACTGTGGATGGGGATACCTCCACCAACGATATGGTCCTGGTCATGGCCAATGGAGCCGCAAATAATACGCAGATGACTGACCCAAGCTCTGCCGCGGTCGTTGAGTTTGCCCAAGCTCTGGATGCGATCTGTCTTGATCTTGCCCGTAAAATTGTTCTCGATGGTGAGGGGGCAACAAAATTTGTGACCATACACGTCAATGGAGCAACAAGTGAAACCAGCGCAGTGCAGGCGGCACGGACTGTCGCCAACTCAGCACTCGTTAAAACGGCTTTTTTTGGTGAAGATGCCAACTGGGGTCGTATTATTGCCGCTCTTGGCCGATCCGGCTGCCCCTTTCAACAGGAACGGGTCAGTATCAGTTTTGATGCGGTTCAGTTGGTTGCAAACGGACTTTTTGTCGGCGGAGAAGTCGAGGCAGAGGCCACCAAGGTCATGAAACAAAAGGAATTTAGAGTCACTATCGATCTTGGCGAAGGGGAGTGCTGCGGTGAGATCTATACCTGTGATTTTTCTTATGATTATGTCAAAATAAACGCAGACTATCGAAGCTGAGAGAGTTAGATGAATCCGTACTCCACCCAGACCTGGTTACTTCCCGACGACCTCCATATCGACGAGTTATTGGACTCGTTTAAGGAGAAATTCAGCCTTGAGGTATCGCCTGAATATTCGACAAAGGTCAAGTATGCTGACACCTTTGACTGGCAGCTGTACGGGAAAAACTACCTTCTTCATAACCACGGTGAGGAGTGGACCCTTTTTCAAAAAGACGCCGGGACGGTAAAAGTACAGCAGGGAGGCCCTAGTCTTACGCCCCCCTGCTTTGCCTCGGATTTTCCGCAAGGAGAGCTGCGGGATATCATCCAGCCGATTTTAGGAATACGCACACTTCTGCCCCTCGCCACAGTCCTGCTTGCAGCTCAGGAA
Coding sequences within it:
- the argJ gene encoding bifunctional glutamate N-acetyltransferase/amino-acid acetyltransferase ArgJ yields the protein MQVQGFKAAAVAAGIRYADRLDLGMIFSTTPAVAAGVFTTSTVKAAPVLLDIERLRSGKAQALLVNSGNANACTGEPGMQLAMVTGNMAAQALHIDPALVQVASTGVIGEQIATAPFEQAMPKLVQALSSDGFDDLSKAIMTTDLVPKVATAEIDADGKKISLLGVAKGSGMIMPNMATMLCFIVTDAAIDQPLLDQLLKAAVERSFNRITVDGDTSTNDMVLVMANGAANNTQMTDPSSAAVVEFAQALDAICLDLARKIVLDGEGATKFVTIHVNGATSETSAVQAARTVANSALVKTAFFGEDANWGRIIAALGRSGCPFQQERVSISFDAVQLVANGLFVGGEVEAEATKVMKQKEFRVTIDLGEGECCGEIYTCDFSYDYVKINADYRS